In Papaver somniferum cultivar HN1 chromosome 1, ASM357369v1, whole genome shotgun sequence, a genomic segment contains:
- the LOC113310149 gene encoding ribonuclease III domain-containing protein RNC1, chloroplastic-like → MDLSSPLKHLNSLSPSDFSFSSSLSPFSFFKNPNSRKPISQSSRIFAVTINPSELPRSSPQRLLKELNERKKTAFPKKKIPPKRFILKPPLDDAKLADRFLNSPQMSLKAFPLLSSCLPSNRLNTGDKTWIDEYLLEAKQALGYPLEPTELLGDDNPAKQFDTLLYLAFQHPSCERTNVRHIRSGHSRLWFLGQYVLELALAEFFLQRYPRESPAPMRERMFGLIGKRYLPKWIKAASLHNLVFPFDDMDKLIRKDREPPVKSVFWALFGAIYLCFGMPEVYRVLFEVFGMDPDDESCQPKLRRQLEDVDYVSVEFEGNKLSWQDVAVYKPPEDTLFAHPRLFRACVPPGMHRFRGNIWDYESRPQVMQALGYPLWMTDRIPEITDARNIELGLGLQLCFMHPSKYKFDHPRFCFERLEYVGQKIQDLVMAERLLMKHIDAPGRWLQEKHRRLLLNKFCGRYLRDKHLHRFILYGESVQDSYEHNRRLRNPATTAVQQAIHGLSYTVYGKPDVRRLMFEVFDFEQIQPKAV, encoded by the exons ATGGATCTTTCATCCCCACTTAAACATCTCAACTCACTATCACCATCTGATTTCTCATTCTCTTCTTCTCTATCAccattttcttttttcaaaaaccctaattcaagaAAACCCATCTCTCAAAGCTCACGTATTTTTGCTGTCACAATAAACCCTTCAGAACTTCCAAGGAGTAGTCCTCAAAGACTTCTTAAAGAACTAAATGAACGTAAAAAAACTGCTttcccaaagaagaagattcCACCTAAACGATTCATTCTTAAACCTCCATTAGATGATGCAAAATTAGCTGACAGATTTCTAAATAGTCCACAAATGTCTCTTAAAGCATTCCCTTTGTTAAGTTCTTGTTTGCCTTCTAATCGTCTCAATACTGGTGATAAAACTTGGATTGATGAATATCTTCTTGAAGCTAAACAAGCTCTAGGTTATCCgcttgaaccaactgagttgTTAGGTGATGATAATCCAGCTAAACAATTTGATACATTGTTATATTTAGCTTTTCAACATCCTTCTTGTGAGAGAACAAATGTTAGACATATTAGGTCAGGGCATTCAAGGTTATGGTTTTTAGGTCAATATGTACTTGAATTGGCGCTTGCCGAATTTTTTCTGCAGAGATATCCAAGAGAATCACCAGCTCCAATGAGGGAAAGAATGTTTGGATTAATTGGAAAGAGATATTTACCTAAGTGGATTAAAGCTGCTAGCTTGCATAATTTGGTGTTTCCGTTTGATGATATGGATAAGTTGATCAGAAAAGATAGGGAACCACCTGTCAA GTCTGTGTTCTGGGCTCTATTTGGAGCGATATACCTTTGCTTTGGCATGCCAGAAGTATATCGtgttctttttgaggtatttggaATGGACCCAGATGATGAGAGTTGCCAACCGAAACTGCGGAGGCAACTTGAAGATGTTGACTATGTTTCGGTCGAATTTGAAGGCAACAAGCTCAGTTGGCAAGATGTTGCTGTCTACAAG CCTCCAGAGGATACACTTTTTGCACACCCCAGACTTTTTAGAGCATGTGTTCCCCCTGGGATGCATCGATTCAGAGGTAATATCTGGGATTATGAGAGTAGACCCCAAGTCATGCAAGCACTGGGATACCCCTTGTGGATGACTGATCGAATTCCAGAAATTACGGATGCCAGGAATATTGAACTTGGACTCGGCCTACAG CTATGCTTCATGCACCCATCAAAATACAAGTTCGACCATCCTCGGTTTTGCTTTGAACGGTTGGAATATGTTGGTCAAAAAATTCAG GATCTTGTGATGGCAGAGAGGTTGCTGATGAAGCATATTGATGCCCCTGGAAGATGGTTACAAGAGAAGCATCGGCGACTTTTACTAAACAAATTTTGTGGAAGGTACTTGAGAGACAAACACCTCCACCGCTTCATTCTCTATGGTGAATCAGTCCAGGATTCATACGAACACAACCGCAGACTCAGGAATCCGGCCACAACTGCAGTTCAACAAGCCATTCATGGGCTTTCTTACACTGTCTATGGGAAGCCAGATGTGAGACGCCTTATGTTCGAAGTTTTCGACTTTGAGCAGATCCAACCAAAAGCAGTATAA